Proteins encoded together in one Meles meles chromosome 7, mMelMel3.1 paternal haplotype, whole genome shotgun sequence window:
- the OTUD1 gene encoding OTU domain-containing protein 1, with product MQLYSSVCTHYPAGGPGPTAAASAPPAAAAAAAAPFKVSLQPPGPTSGEPEPETGECQPAAAAEPREAAAAPAAKMPAFSSCFEMVSGAAAPASATAGPPGGSCKPPLPPHYTSTAQITVRALGADRLLLHGPEPGAAAPAAQRGRCVLLAPAPGAPVPPRRGSSAWLLEELLRPDCPEPAGLDGAREGPDRNFRLSEHRQALAAAKHRGPAPPPGSPEPSVGPWGEEHPAERSLRGWEKVGDHSDPPGADEARRPDPEAEAPPARSGEAVPSAAAEAVIVSRSDPKDEKLALYLAEVERQDKYLRQRNKYRFHIIPDGNCLYRAVSKTVYGDQSLHRELREQTVHYIADHLDHFSPLIEGDVGEFIINAAQDGAWAGYPELLAMGQMLNVNIHLTTGGRLESPTVSTMIHYLGPEDSLRPSIWLSWLSNGHYDAVFDHSYPNPEYDNWCKQTQVQRKRDEELAKSMAISLSKMYIEQNACS from the coding sequence ATGCAGCTCTACAGCAGCGTCTGCACCCACTACCCAGCCGGGGGACCGGGTCCCACGGCCGCAGCCTCCGCTcccccagccgccgccgccgccgccgccgcccccttCAAGGTCTCTCTGCAGCCCCCGGGACCCACCAGCGGCGAGCCAGAGCCGGAGACCGGTGAGTGCCAGCCTGCCGCGGCCGCCGAGCCCCGAGaagccgccgccgcccccgccgccaaGATGCccgccttctcctcctgcttCGAGATGGTGTCCGGGGCCGCCGCCCCCGCCTCGGCCACTGCCGGCCCTCCTGGCGGGTCCTGCaagccgccgctgccgccgcacTACACGTCCACCGCGCAGATCACCGTGCGGGCCCTGGGCGCCGACCGGCTCCTGCTGCACGGGCCGGAGCCCGGCGCCGCGGCCCCCGCAGCTCAGCGCGGCCGCTGCGTCCTGCTGGCCCCGGCGCCCGGCGCCCCGGTCCCACCCCGCCGGGGCTCCTCCGCCTGGCTCCTGGAGGAGCTGCTGAGGCCCGACTGCCCCGAGCCAGCGGGTCTGGACGGGGCCCGGGAGGGTCCCGACAGAAACTTCCGACTGAGCGAGCACCGCCAGGCCCTGGCCGCCGCCAAGCACCGAGGCCCCGCGCCGCCCCCGGGAAGCCCGGAGCCCAGCGTCGGGCCGTGGGGCGAGGAGCACCCGGCGGAGAGGAGCCTCCGGGGCTGGGAGAAGGTGGGCGACCACAGCGACCCTCCCGGCGCGGACGAAGCACGGCGGCCGGACCCAGAGGCGGAGGCGCCCCCCGCGCGCAGCGGCGAGGCGGTCCCGAGCGCCGCGGCCGAGGCAGTGATCGTCTCCAGGTCGGATCCCAAAGACGAGAAACTGGCCCTGTACCTGGCGGAGGTGGAGAGGCAAGACAAGTACCTGCGACAGAGGAATAAGTACCGATTTCACATCATTCCCGACGGCAACTGCCTGTACCGCGCGGTCAGCAAGACGGTGTACGGAGACCAGAGCCTGCACCGGGAGCTGAGGGAGCAGACGGTGCATTACATTGCCGATCATCTCGACCACTTTAGCCCCCTAATTGAGGGCGACGTGGGGGAGTTCATCATCAATGCTGCTCAAGACGGGGCGTGGGCCGGGTACCCGGAATTGCTGGCCATGGGGCAGATGCTGAATGTGAATATTCATTTAACTACTGGAGGGAGGTTGGAGAGCCCTACGGTGTCTACCATGATTCACTATTTGGGCCCAGAGGATTCCCTAAGGCCTAGTATTTGGCTCAGTTGGCTCAGTAATGGACATTATGATGCGGTGTTTGATCACTCCTACCCCAACCCAGAGTATGACAATTGGTGCAAACAGACTCAAGTGCAAAGAAAACGCGATGAAGAACTTGCCAAATCCATGGCCATATCCCTATCCAAGATGTATATTGAACAAAATGCATGCTCTTGA